The following are encoded in a window of Bradyrhizobium sp. WBOS07 genomic DNA:
- a CDS encoding permease — protein MSEPSPKTPAPAEDAESEPRPGRVRKPIGWSTIIIAVLVAVSAALVWRRDGTDGVLDILTHDLSLFSGILPRVLAGCLLGAFISEILPHEKVSRSLGPKSGLMGLLIGTAFGAILPGGPFTAYPVASALLAVGADFGATIAMVVSWTLIGYGRAVAWEIPIMGTDFTLWRIVISLPLPVLAGALGRFVYVRLYPKRASDEDAA, from the coding sequence TTGTCAGAACCTTCCCCGAAAACCCCAGCGCCGGCCGAGGATGCGGAGTCCGAGCCGCGGCCCGGGCGGGTGCGCAAGCCGATCGGCTGGTCGACCATCATCATCGCCGTTCTGGTCGCGGTCAGCGCAGCGCTGGTCTGGCGGCGTGACGGCACCGACGGCGTTCTCGACATCCTGACCCACGATCTCTCGCTGTTCTCAGGCATCCTGCCGCGCGTGCTCGCCGGCTGCCTGCTCGGGGCCTTCATCTCCGAGATCCTGCCGCATGAAAAAGTCTCGCGCTCGCTGGGGCCGAAATCCGGCCTGATGGGCCTTCTGATCGGCACCGCCTTCGGCGCGATCCTGCCGGGCGGGCCGTTTACCGCCTATCCCGTGGCGAGCGCGTTGCTCGCGGTCGGAGCCGATTTCGGCGCCACCATCGCCATGGTCGTGAGCTGGACCTTGATCGGCTACGGCCGGGCGGTGGCCTGGGAAATCCCGATCATGGGCACCGACTTCACATTGTGGCGGATCGTGATCTCGCTGCCTTTGCCGGTGCTCGCCGGTGCGCTCGGACGCTTCGTCTATGTCCGGCTCTATCCGAAGCGCGCCAGCGACGAGGACGCGGCATGA